From a region of the Tiliqua scincoides isolate rTilSci1 chromosome 4, rTilSci1.hap2, whole genome shotgun sequence genome:
- the RPS8 gene encoding small ribosomal subunit protein eS8 — translation MGISRDNWHKRRKTGGKRKPYHKKRKYELGRPPANTKIGPRRIHTVRVRGGNKKYRALRLDVGNFSWGSECCTRKTRIIDVVYNASNNELVRTKTLVKNCIVLIDSTPYRQWYEAHYALPLGRKKGAKLTPEEEEILNKKRSKKIQKKYDERKKNAKISSLLEEQFQQGKLLACIASRPGQCGRADGYVLEGKELEFYLRKIKARKGK, via the exons GTATCTCCAGGGACAACTGGCACAAGCGCCGCAAGACCGGGGGGAAGAGAAAGCCGTACCATAAGAAGCGGAAGTATGAGTTGGGACGCCCCCCTGCAAACACCAAG ATTGGTCCCAGGAGGATTCACACAGTAAGGGTACGTGGTGGGAATAAAAAGTACCGTGCCCTGCGTCTGGATGTTGGAAACTTTTCCTGGGGGTCAGAAT GCTGTACCCGCAAAACCAGAATAATTGATGTGGTGTATAATGCATCCAACAATGAGTTGGTGCGCACAAAGACCTTGGTCAAAAACTGCATTGTACTCATTGACAGCACACCATACAGACAGTGGTATGAAGCCCACTACGCCTTGCCCCTTGGACGTAAGAAGGGAGCCAAGCTG ACacctgaagaagaagaaatctTGAACAAGAAACGTTCAAAGAAAATTCAGAAGAAATATGATGAGCGGAAAAAGAATGCTAAGATTAGCAGTCTTCTGGAGGAGCAGTTTCAACAAGGGAAGCTTCTTG CTTGCATTGCCTCCAGGCCTGGGCAGTGTGGCAGAGCGGATGGCTATGTTCTGGAAGGCAAGGAACTTGAGTTCTACCTGAGgaagatcaaggccaggaaaggcaAATGA